From Roseisolibacter agri, a single genomic window includes:
- a CDS encoding peptide ABC transporter substrate-binding protein has protein sequence MRTRPVLLSAVLALAACGDSRGPQPSSAPQSLVIATPADADALVPPLVASTAGKQVMDMMFDYLATLGDSMVVDGDRGFTPQLARSWQWAPDSMSVAFAIDPRARWHDGKPVTASDVRFSFGLYVHPAVGSPHAATFAGIDSVTVRDSLTAVVWWKRRSPEQFYQIAYNLVVMPEHALGSAPRGDLLASDYAKKPFGSGRFRLQDWRRRDRIELVADSANYRGRPAFDRLVWTIAPDPAAAALRVLAGEADVLETVRGDVVKKVAQSERVRAEPYGSLDYGYLVFNQRDAKAARRANPLFADRTVRLALSRAVDREAVVRSALDSLGQVALGPVTRAQATHDPSLQAPAFDLAAAGAALDSAGWRVDPKDGVRRRGGKPLAFSLLVPSSSSTRMRLAVLLQAQFKAVGAQVELEPVDAPTFVERLTKGSFDAALNVWRTDPSPAGLRQSWGTPRGDDVGANFGRYANATFDAVLDSAAAEFAPAQRLAMYRRAYRIVLDDAPAIWLYEPRNLAAVSRRVQPVGMRADAWWAHLAEWKPAGPLQTADAGGR, from the coding sequence ATGCGCACCCGTCCCGTCCTCCTGAGCGCCGTGCTGGCGCTCGCCGCCTGCGGCGACTCCCGCGGCCCGCAGCCGAGCAGCGCCCCGCAGTCCCTCGTGATCGCGACGCCGGCCGACGCGGACGCGCTCGTGCCGCCCCTGGTCGCCTCGACCGCGGGCAAGCAGGTGATGGACATGATGTTCGACTACCTCGCCACGCTCGGCGACTCGATGGTGGTCGACGGCGACCGTGGCTTCACGCCGCAGCTCGCGCGCAGCTGGCAGTGGGCGCCCGATTCCATGTCGGTCGCGTTCGCGATCGATCCGCGCGCGCGCTGGCACGACGGGAAGCCGGTCACCGCGTCCGACGTGCGGTTCTCGTTCGGCCTCTACGTCCACCCGGCGGTCGGCTCGCCGCACGCCGCGACGTTCGCGGGCATCGACTCGGTCACGGTGCGCGACTCGCTGACGGCGGTCGTCTGGTGGAAGCGCCGCAGCCCCGAGCAGTTCTACCAGATCGCGTACAACCTGGTCGTGATGCCGGAGCACGCGCTCGGCAGCGCGCCGCGTGGCGACCTGCTGGCGTCCGACTACGCGAAGAAGCCGTTCGGCAGCGGGCGCTTCCGCCTGCAGGACTGGCGTCGCCGCGACCGCATCGAGCTGGTGGCCGACAGCGCGAACTATCGCGGTCGCCCCGCGTTCGACCGTCTCGTGTGGACGATCGCGCCGGATCCCGCGGCCGCCGCGCTGCGAGTGCTCGCGGGCGAGGCCGACGTGCTCGAGACCGTGCGCGGCGACGTCGTGAAGAAGGTCGCGCAGTCGGAGCGCGTGCGCGCCGAGCCGTACGGCTCGCTCGACTACGGCTACCTCGTCTTCAACCAGCGCGACGCGAAGGCTGCGAGGCGCGCGAACCCGCTGTTCGCCGACCGCACGGTGCGCCTCGCCCTGAGCCGCGCGGTGGACCGCGAGGCCGTCGTGCGCAGCGCGCTCGACTCGCTGGGGCAGGTGGCGCTCGGTCCCGTGACGCGCGCGCAGGCGACGCACGATCCGTCGCTGCAGGCGCCGGCGTTCGACCTGGCGGCGGCCGGTGCGGCGCTCGACTCCGCGGGCTGGCGCGTGGATCCGAAGGACGGCGTGCGGCGCCGCGGCGGCAAGCCGCTCGCGTTCTCGCTGCTCGTGCCCAGCTCCAGCAGCACGCGCATGCGGCTCGCGGTGCTGCTGCAGGCGCAGTTCAAGGCGGTGGGCGCGCAGGTCGAGCTCGAGCCCGTGGACGCGCCGACCTTCGTCGAGCGCCTGACGAAGGGGAGCTTCGACGCCGCGCTCAACGTGTGGCGCACCGACCCGAGCCCGGCCGGCCTGCGGCAGTCGTGGGGCACGCCGCGCGGCGACGACGTGGGCGCCAACTTCGGCCGCTACGCGAACGCGACGTTCGACGCGGTGCTCGACAGCGCGGCGGCGGAGTTCGCGCCGGCGCAGCGCCTCGCGATGTACCGCCGCGCCTACCGCATCGTGCTCGACGACGCGCCCGCGATCTGGCTCTACGAGCCTCGCAACCTCGCGGCGGTGAGCCGTCGCGTGCAGCCGGTCGGCATGCGGGCGGACGCGTGGTGGGCGCACCTGGCCGAGTGGAAGCCGGCGGGCCCGCTGCAGACGGCGGACGCGGGCGGTCGCTGA
- a CDS encoding Spy/CpxP family protein refolding chaperone gives MMRTRDWRVLTGALLMLGTTTAGAQAPADTQRDRVSERVMGARPSMDRLAEAVKRRLGLNEEQARRLRDATARYANERQQLFRRERALRREMRDELARGSAAQQERVGRMLDSLLGIQRSRMELVSAEQRDLARFLTPIQRAEFLAMQERAFRAAQQMRMQREGRAGEPGERGSPRRPPAP, from the coding sequence GTGATGCGCACGAGGGACTGGCGCGTCCTCACGGGCGCGCTGCTGATGCTGGGCACGACCACGGCGGGCGCTCAGGCGCCGGCCGACACGCAGCGGGACCGCGTGAGCGAGCGCGTGATGGGCGCGCGCCCGTCGATGGACCGGCTGGCGGAGGCGGTCAAGCGCCGCCTCGGCCTCAACGAGGAGCAGGCGCGCCGGCTGCGCGACGCGACCGCGCGCTACGCGAACGAGCGGCAGCAGCTGTTCCGCCGCGAGCGCGCGCTGCGGCGCGAGATGCGTGACGAGCTGGCGCGCGGCAGCGCGGCGCAGCAGGAGCGCGTCGGGCGCATGCTCGACTCGCTGCTCGGCATCCAGCGCAGCCGGATGGAGCTCGTGTCGGCGGAGCAGCGCGACCTCGCGCGCTTCCTGACGCCCATCCAGCGCGCCGAGTTCCTGGCGATGCAGGAGCGCGCCTTCCGCGCCGCGCAGCAGATGCGCATGCAGCGCGAGGGACGCGCCGGCGAGCCCGGCGAGCGCGGGAGCCCGCGCCGCCCGCCCGCTCCCTGA
- a CDS encoding zf-HC2 domain-containing protein has protein sequence MRDHSGNQAPECADEAMRDALPALEHGRLAERERRAVEAHLAGCGACTAELALLRDVRGAVGGDAPPLDLDRLALAVVAATVRPAASAPTNVIPLAPRIARAERVSAARRWYAGGGLRAAAAALLVALGAGAVTVARRDEPTTRSSAANPPAAVLASASPTTDSAARPETTPSPAGSEAPRVERPAATGRSHALGEGFDDLTDEELRAVLRAIESDDASLPALEPAEHASEYRGGGA, from the coding sequence ATGCGTGACCACAGCGGAAACCAGGCGCCGGAGTGCGCCGACGAGGCGATGCGCGACGCGCTGCCGGCGCTCGAGCACGGGCGGCTGGCGGAGCGGGAGCGGCGCGCGGTCGAGGCGCACCTCGCCGGCTGCGGGGCGTGCACCGCGGAGCTGGCGCTGCTGCGCGACGTGCGTGGCGCCGTCGGCGGCGACGCGCCGCCCCTCGATCTCGACCGGCTGGCGCTGGCGGTGGTCGCGGCGACGGTCCGCCCGGCGGCGTCGGCTCCCACCAACGTGATCCCGCTGGCGCCCCGCATCGCGCGCGCCGAGCGCGTGTCCGCCGCGCGGCGCTGGTACGCGGGCGGCGGGCTGCGCGCCGCGGCCGCCGCGCTGCTCGTGGCGCTCGGCGCGGGCGCGGTGACGGTCGCGCGGCGCGACGAGCCCACGACCCGATCGAGCGCGGCGAACCCGCCCGCGGCGGTGCTCGCGTCCGCGTCGCCGACGACGGACAGCGCCGCGCGCCCGGAGACGACGCCCTCGCCCGCCGGGAGCGAGGCGCCGCGCGTCGAGCGCCCGGCCGCCACCGGGCGCTCGCACGCGCTGGGCGAGGGCTTCGACGACCTGACCGACGAGGAGCTGCGCGCCGTGCTGCGCGCGATCGAGAGCGACGACGCGTCGCTGCCGGCGCTGGAGCCGGCGGAGCACGCGAGCGAATATCGAGGAGGTGGCGCGTGA
- a CDS encoding RNA polymerase sigma factor → MTETIADTSNDDAVDAALVARWQAGDERAATELVRRHAPALARFAVSLGERDEVEELVQDTFVRAFQALDGFRADSSLRTWLFTIERRLVLDRRRSQARRRARESAEEADAAIGHTALDAVVASETQQRLTAALDRLTPMQREVFTLRVAEGRSYKEIAGIAGTTEGAARVHYHNAMRAMKEFVDA, encoded by the coding sequence ATGACCGAGACGATCGCTGATACGAGCAACGACGACGCGGTCGACGCCGCACTGGTGGCCCGCTGGCAGGCGGGCGACGAGCGCGCGGCCACCGAGCTGGTGCGGCGCCACGCGCCGGCGCTGGCGCGGTTCGCGGTCAGCCTCGGCGAGCGCGACGAGGTCGAGGAGCTGGTGCAGGACACGTTCGTGCGCGCCTTCCAGGCGCTGGACGGCTTCCGGGCGGACAGCTCGCTCCGCACCTGGCTCTTCACCATCGAGCGGCGCCTGGTGCTCGACCGGCGCCGCTCGCAGGCCAGGCGCCGGGCGCGCGAGTCGGCCGAGGAGGCCGACGCGGCGATCGGCCACACGGCGCTCGACGCCGTGGTGGCGAGCGAGACGCAGCAGCGGCTCACGGCCGCGCTGGACCGGCTGACGCCGATGCAGCGCGAGGTCTTCACCCTCCGCGTCGCGGAGGGCAGGTCGTACAAGGAGATCGCCGGGATCGCGGGCACGACCGAGGGAGCGGCGCGGGTGCACTACCACAACGCCATGCGGGCGATGAAGGAGTTCGTCGATGCGTGA
- a CDS encoding glycerophosphodiester phosphodiesterase → MPRPEIIAHRGTPRVHPENSLPGFARALELGVDGIELDVHLTRDGVPVVHHDPDLGPGAESPVAGRRIVDLTLDELRTHALAPGVPVPTLAEVCALADGRAVLYVEVKARDAEDAVAALLAARGDRTPVHSFDHRVSRGVRDRAPATPVGVLSVSYLVDTIGAMRAADARDLWQHWSMIDAPLVESVHAAGGRVIAWTVNDPAHAVALARMGVDGVCTDLPDQMAAALAPRIS, encoded by the coding sequence ATGCCCCGCCCCGAGATCATCGCCCACCGCGGCACCCCGCGCGTGCACCCGGAGAACTCCCTGCCCGGCTTCGCCCGCGCGCTCGAGCTGGGGGTGGACGGGATCGAGCTGGACGTGCACCTGACCCGCGACGGCGTGCCGGTGGTCCATCACGATCCGGACCTGGGCCCCGGCGCGGAGTCGCCGGTCGCGGGGCGCCGCATCGTCGACCTCACGCTCGACGAGCTGCGGACGCACGCCCTCGCGCCCGGGGTCCCGGTGCCGACGCTGGCCGAGGTGTGCGCGCTGGCGGACGGGCGCGCGGTCCTGTACGTCGAGGTGAAGGCGCGCGACGCGGAGGACGCCGTGGCGGCGCTCCTGGCCGCGCGCGGCGACCGCACCCCCGTCCACAGCTTCGACCACCGCGTCTCGCGCGGTGTGCGCGACCGCGCGCCCGCGACGCCCGTCGGCGTGCTCTCGGTGAGCTACCTCGTGGACACGATCGGCGCGATGCGCGCGGCGGACGCGCGCGACCTCTGGCAGCACTGGAGCATGATCGACGCGCCGCTGGTGGAGAGCGTCCACGCCGCCGGCGGCCGCGTGATCGCCTGGACGGTGAACGATCCCGCGCACGCGGTCGCCCTCGCGCGCATGGGCGTCGACGGCGTCTGCACGGACCTGCCCGACCAGATGGCGGCCGCGCTCGCGCCGCGCATCTCCTGA
- a CDS encoding amidohydrolase codes for MAAPRSSPATAALLAGALAVTLGACARSRAATPSTGATPAQSATTASPATPAGAARSGPGAGALSQPNADPFPSTYRVAATRPTVIRNVTIMTAAGPSIRNGAILLRDGKVAAVGATVDAPADAVVIDGGGRFVTPGIIDTHSHLGVYPAPGTQALSDGNEATNPVTANVWAEHSVWPQDPQFPRNLAGGVTTLQVLPGSANLIGGRSVVLKVVPSRTVQGMKFPGAKYGLKMACGENPKRVYASRGPSTRMGNVAGYRAAWIGAEAYRRRWDAWLAGNRSGDAPARDLGQETLAEVLRGNILVHNHCYRADEMQIMTDVSREFGYKIRSFHHGVEAYKIADLLARDSISASIWSDWGAFKMEALDGVQGNLALVHKAGAIAIVHSDDPSGSQRLLQEAAKGIAAGRRLGIDIPEDEAIKWVTWNAAWALGLQDRIGSLEVGKNADVVLWSGNPFSVYTRAEKVWIDGTLYYDRSDPRQQWRTDFELGFVPAAPR; via the coding sequence ATGGCCGCCCCACGATCCTCACCCGCCACCGCCGCGCTGCTCGCCGGCGCGCTCGCGGTCACGCTCGGCGCGTGCGCGCGCTCGCGCGCGGCGACGCCGAGCACCGGCGCCACGCCGGCGCAGTCCGCCACGACGGCGTCTCCCGCGACACCTGCGGGTGCCGCGCGCAGCGGTCCCGGCGCCGGGGCCCTCTCGCAGCCGAACGCGGATCCGTTCCCGAGCACGTATCGCGTCGCGGCGACGCGACCGACGGTCATCCGCAACGTCACCATCATGACGGCAGCCGGACCGTCGATCCGCAACGGCGCCATCCTGCTGCGCGACGGCAAGGTCGCGGCGGTCGGCGCGACGGTCGACGCGCCGGCGGACGCCGTGGTGATCGACGGCGGCGGGCGATTCGTCACGCCCGGCATCATCGACACGCACTCGCACCTCGGCGTCTATCCGGCGCCGGGCACGCAGGCGCTGAGCGACGGCAACGAGGCCACCAACCCGGTGACCGCGAACGTCTGGGCGGAGCACTCGGTCTGGCCGCAGGACCCGCAGTTCCCGCGCAACCTCGCGGGCGGCGTGACGACGCTGCAGGTGCTGCCTGGCTCCGCGAACCTGATCGGCGGACGCAGCGTGGTGCTCAAGGTCGTGCCGTCGCGCACCGTGCAGGGGATGAAGTTCCCCGGCGCGAAGTACGGGCTGAAGATGGCGTGCGGCGAGAACCCCAAGCGCGTGTACGCGAGCCGCGGCCCGTCGACGCGCATGGGCAACGTCGCGGGCTACCGCGCGGCGTGGATCGGCGCCGAGGCGTACCGACGTCGCTGGGACGCGTGGCTGGCGGGCAACCGCAGCGGCGACGCGCCGGCGCGCGACCTCGGGCAGGAGACGCTGGCGGAGGTGCTGCGCGGGAACATCCTCGTGCACAACCACTGCTACCGCGCCGACGAGATGCAGATTATGACAGATGTGTCACGAGAGTTCGGCTACAAGATCAGGTCTTTCCACCACGGTGTGGAGGCCTACAAGATCGCCGATCTGCTCGCACGTGACTCAATCTCGGCGTCGATCTGGTCCGACTGGGGCGCGTTCAAGATGGAGGCGCTCGATGGCGTACAGGGCAACCTTGCTCTCGTCCACAAGGCCGGAGCCATCGCCATCGTTCACAGCGATGACCCGTCGGGTTCGCAGCGCCTCCTTCAAGAGGCTGCGAAGGGTATCGCGGCGGGGCGGCGCCTGGGGATCGACATCCCTGAGGACGAGGCGATCAAGTGGGTGACCTGGAACGCCGCTTGGGCGCTGGGTCTGCAGGACCGCATCGGGTCGCTTGAGGTGGGAAAGAACGCCGACGTGGTGCTCTGGTCCGGCAACCCGTTCTCCGTCTACACGCGCGCCGAGAAAGTCTGGATCGACGGCACGCTGTACTACGACCGTAGCGACCCGCGCCAGCAGTGGAGAACGGACTTTGAGCTGGGTTTCGTTCCCGCCGCGCCAAGGTAG
- a CDS encoding AAA family ATPase, translated as MLLSQVEVNQFKSIEKPLTVSIDPNVTVFVGMNEAGKSAFLQALHKSDSVDDSDSFNPVADYPRRALTTYLKEHGAGNVAVATELTYTLSDDEIAEINRTYGTSLPKNAEFSVEHKYDNTIAIGLDVDEEPVVKRLVANASLSKDARDAADGAKDVRDLAERLSDIEGTDADDAFLAELQGRIKAASDNWKSVVANEVWRNYLKPRLPKFLYFDDYHMLPGKVNLADLAARSKAAKNDPSRLTTAHRGVLALLRMADIDLADLSNPDGYETIKAKLEGISNSITDQVFEYWKQNENLEVEFDIRADAKEEPPFNDGPNLYIRIRNKRHRVTVPFDQRSKGFIWFFSFLVWFDSIQHQVANPDGTPPGLILLLDEPGLSLHALAQADFLAYIEQLSANHQVLYTTHSPFMVESARFERVRVVEDRVAVGTVISENVSGSSPRTLFPLQAALGYTIAQNLFISKRNLLVEGPADLIYLRFGSAKVENAGLEALRDDVTIVPTGGLDKVATFIALLGANELELVVVHDSAGAPDTRLGDLVREKLLPQKAILTYGDVVSPASKKGGAKAGATPLHAGPADVEDIFTVAEYLSLFNGAFAASLPKPVTEADLPPGDRIVDRLTRYLKSNGIQLRAKGGYNHYAVAAYLASNPLATLDPATLARFGALFKRVNPLFSAPDDEDEGE; from the coding sequence ATGCTCCTCAGCCAAGTCGAAGTCAATCAGTTCAAGTCAATCGAGAAGCCGCTCACGGTTTCAATCGACCCGAACGTCACCGTGTTCGTCGGCATGAACGAGGCCGGCAAGTCGGCGTTTCTCCAGGCGCTGCACAAGTCGGATTCGGTCGACGACAGCGACTCCTTCAACCCCGTCGCCGACTACCCACGCCGCGCCCTGACGACCTACCTGAAGGAGCACGGCGCAGGGAACGTCGCTGTGGCGACCGAACTCACGTACACGCTGTCGGACGATGAGATTGCCGAAATCAATCGTACGTACGGAACGTCTCTGCCGAAGAACGCCGAGTTCTCCGTAGAGCATAAGTACGACAACACGATTGCCATCGGGCTTGACGTCGATGAGGAGCCGGTTGTGAAGCGTCTCGTCGCGAACGCGTCGCTGAGCAAGGATGCACGAGACGCCGCCGATGGCGCGAAAGACGTTCGTGACCTCGCCGAGAGGCTTTCCGATATCGAAGGCACCGACGCAGACGACGCGTTTCTTGCGGAACTTCAGGGGCGAATCAAGGCAGCCTCGGACAACTGGAAGAGCGTCGTCGCTAATGAAGTCTGGCGTAACTACCTCAAGCCGCGCCTTCCGAAGTTCCTATACTTCGACGATTACCACATGCTGCCCGGAAAGGTCAACCTCGCTGACCTTGCCGCGCGCAGTAAGGCTGCGAAGAATGACCCGAGCCGCCTGACGACAGCACACCGAGGGGTGCTCGCGCTGCTCCGCATGGCGGACATCGACCTGGCTGACCTCTCAAACCCGGACGGGTACGAGACGATCAAAGCGAAGCTCGAAGGAATCTCGAACTCGATCACGGACCAGGTTTTTGAGTACTGGAAGCAGAACGAGAATCTCGAAGTCGAGTTCGACATCCGAGCTGATGCCAAGGAAGAGCCACCGTTCAACGATGGCCCGAACCTGTACATCCGCATCCGCAACAAGCGGCATCGTGTAACCGTCCCGTTCGACCAGCGCAGCAAAGGCTTCATCTGGTTTTTCAGCTTCCTCGTGTGGTTCGACAGCATCCAGCACCAGGTCGCCAATCCTGACGGAACACCGCCAGGCCTCATCCTCCTGCTCGATGAACCGGGCCTCAGCCTCCACGCGTTGGCGCAGGCGGACTTTCTCGCCTACATCGAACAGTTGTCAGCAAATCATCAGGTGCTCTACACGACACACTCGCCCTTCATGGTCGAGTCAGCGCGCTTTGAGCGTGTACGGGTCGTGGAGGACCGAGTTGCGGTTGGTACGGTCATCAGCGAGAACGTGTCGGGCTCCAGCCCGCGAACGCTCTTTCCGCTTCAAGCCGCCTTAGGCTACACAATCGCGCAGAACCTGTTCATCTCGAAGCGCAACCTCCTGGTTGAGGGGCCCGCCGATTTGATCTACCTGCGGTTCGGGTCTGCGAAGGTTGAAAACGCTGGGCTTGAGGCGCTTCGAGACGACGTAACAATCGTTCCGACCGGGGGGCTGGATAAGGTCGCGACTTTCATCGCGCTCCTTGGTGCCAATGAGTTGGAACTCGTTGTCGTCCATGACTCCGCCGGCGCTCCCGATACTCGGCTTGGCGATCTCGTCCGCGAGAAGCTGCTGCCACAGAAGGCTATTCTGACGTATGGCGACGTGGTTTCGCCGGCGTCGAAGAAGGGCGGTGCCAAGGCCGGTGCGACACCGCTGCACGCGGGTCCTGCCGACGTTGAGGACATCTTTACCGTGGCCGAGTACTTGAGCCTCTTCAACGGCGCATTCGCGGCCTCCCTACCGAAGCCGGTGACTGAAGCCGATCTGCCTCCTGGTGATCGGATCGTGGACCGACTGACCCGGTACCTCAAGTCGAATGGCATTCAGCTTCGAGCGAAGGGCGGGTATAACCACTACGCGGTCGCGGCGTACCTCGCGTCGAACCCGCTCGCGACTCTCGACCCTGCGACACTCGCACGCTTCGGAGCCCTCTTCAAACGCGTGAATCCCCTCTTCTCCGCGCCGGACGACGAGGACGAAGGGGAATAG
- a CDS encoding amidohydrolase family protein, with amino-acid sequence MAQMIDIAKEFGYRIRSFHHGVEAYKIADLLARDSISASIWSDWGGFKMEALDGVKANLPMVHRAGARAIVHSDDPSGSQRLLQEAAKAIAAGRQIGIEVTDDEAIRWVTINAAWALGLDDRIGSLEVGKNADVVLWSANPFSVYARPEKVWIDGTMYFDRSDPRQQWRTDFELGFVPANGGTR; translated from the coding sequence ATGGCGCAGATGATCGACATCGCGAAGGAGTTCGGGTACAGGATCCGCAGCTTCCACCACGGAGTGGAGGCGTACAAGATCGCCGACCTGCTGGCGCGCGACTCGATCTCGGCGTCCATCTGGTCCGACTGGGGCGGCTTCAAGATGGAGGCGCTCGACGGCGTGAAGGCGAACCTCCCGATGGTGCACCGGGCCGGCGCGCGCGCGATCGTGCACTCGGACGATCCGTCCGGCTCGCAGCGGCTGCTGCAGGAGGCCGCGAAGGCGATCGCCGCCGGCCGGCAGATCGGCATCGAGGTCACCGACGACGAAGCGATCCGCTGGGTGACGATCAACGCCGCGTGGGCCCTCGGCCTCGACGACCGCATCGGGTCGTTGGAGGTCGGCAAGAACGCCGACGTCGTGCTCTGGTCGGCCAACCCGTTCAGCGTCTACGCACGCCCGGAGAAGGTGTGGATCGACGGCACGATGTACTTCGACCGCAGCGACCCGCGCCAGCAGTGGCGCACGGACTTCGAGCTGGGCTTCGTGCCGGCGAACGGAGGGACGCGCTGA
- a CDS encoding amidohydrolase family protein — protein sequence MRRLITALAATAVLGAPLAAQTIAITGGTVYPVSGPKLENATVLMRDGRIVAVGTNVTIPAGAQRIDATGKWVTPGLVNAYTQLGVVEVGAVTETRDVSARGRDAISAAFTVWDGLNPASVLLAPARNEGVTTVGVIPGSGLIAGQAAIVDLVDGTATDMVRRAPVAMVATMTPPGGQGNVPASRGELQVRLREILSDVRAYMRNRAAYERAESRELAVSRADLEALIPVVQGRLPMLVQADRASDIDAALRLSREFGFKLIVGGGAEAWQVADRLKAANVPVLTGAMSNLPSSFTTLGARQESVGLLRRAGVSVAIIGNGGGDEETFNARNIRYEAGNAVAYGATWDDALRAITLAPAEVFGVADRIGSLAVGKDANVVVWSGDPFEFRTDAEHVFIRGRSVKAPSRQDQLMERYKTLPPTYRTP from the coding sequence ATGCGCCGCCTCATCACCGCGCTCGCCGCGACCGCCGTCCTCGGCGCGCCGCTGGCCGCGCAGACGATCGCCATCACGGGCGGCACCGTGTATCCGGTGTCGGGCCCGAAGCTGGAGAATGCCACGGTCCTGATGCGCGACGGGCGCATCGTGGCCGTCGGCACGAACGTCACGATCCCCGCCGGCGCGCAGCGCATCGACGCCACGGGCAAGTGGGTGACGCCGGGCCTCGTGAACGCGTACACGCAGCTCGGCGTCGTCGAGGTCGGCGCGGTGACCGAGACGCGCGACGTGAGCGCGCGCGGCCGCGACGCCATCTCCGCGGCGTTCACCGTGTGGGATGGCCTCAATCCCGCCAGCGTGCTGCTCGCCCCGGCGCGCAACGAGGGCGTGACCACCGTCGGCGTGATCCCGGGCAGCGGATTGATCGCCGGACAGGCCGCGATCGTCGACCTCGTCGACGGCACCGCGACGGACATGGTGCGTCGCGCACCCGTGGCGATGGTCGCGACGATGACGCCGCCCGGTGGCCAGGGCAACGTGCCCGCGTCCCGCGGCGAGCTGCAGGTGCGCCTGCGCGAGATCCTGAGCGACGTGCGCGCCTACATGCGCAACAGGGCCGCGTACGAGCGCGCCGAGTCGCGCGAGCTGGCGGTGAGCCGCGCGGACCTCGAGGCGCTGATCCCCGTCGTGCAGGGGCGGCTCCCGATGCTCGTGCAGGCCGATCGCGCGAGCGACATCGACGCGGCGCTGCGCCTGTCGCGCGAGTTCGGCTTCAAGCTGATCGTCGGCGGCGGCGCGGAGGCGTGGCAGGTCGCCGATCGCCTGAAGGCGGCGAACGTGCCCGTGCTCACCGGCGCGATGAGCAACCTCCCCTCGAGCTTCACCACGCTCGGCGCGCGGCAGGAGAGCGTCGGCCTGCTGCGCCGCGCCGGCGTGAGCGTGGCCATCATCGGCAACGGCGGCGGCGACGAGGAGACGTTCAACGCGCGCAACATCCGCTACGAGGCGGGCAACGCGGTCGCGTACGGCGCGACGTGGGACGACGCGCTGCGCGCGATCACGCTCGCACCGGCGGAGGTGTTCGGCGTCGCGGATCGCATCGGCTCCCTGGCGGTGGGCAAGGACGCGAACGTCGTCGTCTGGAGTGGCGACCCGTTCGAGTTCCGCACCGACGCGGAGCACGTGTTCATCCGCGGGCGCAGCGTGAAGGCGCCGTCGCGGCAGGACCAGCTGATGGAGCGCTACAAGACGCTGCCGCCGACGTACCGCACCCCCTGA
- the rpmA gene encoding 50S ribosomal protein L27 → MAHKKGVGSSKNGRDSNPQYRGIKKYGGEKVIAGNIIVRQCGTKWHPGNNVGLGRDYTIYSLIDGVVKFEHKSKTRQKVSVYPVQQPAEVSIDAPASA, encoded by the coding sequence ATGGCACATAAGAAGGGCGTCGGCTCGTCCAAGAACGGCCGCGATTCGAATCCGCAGTACCGCGGGATCAAGAAGTACGGCGGCGAGAAGGTCATCGCCGGCAACATCATCGTCCGCCAGTGCGGCACGAAGTGGCACCCCGGCAACAACGTCGGGCTGGGCCGCGACTACACGATCTACTCGCTCATCGACGGGGTCGTGAAGTTCGAGCACAAGAGCAAGACGCGTCAGAAGGTCAGCGTCTACCCGGTGCAGCAGCCGGCCGAGGTCTCGATCGACGCGCCCGCGTCGGCCTGA
- the rplU gene encoding 50S ribosomal protein L21: MTYAIIRTGGKQFRAEPGKTLRVPSLLGEAGHDVEFNEVLLGSDNGTVRTGVPTLSGAKVTAEIVKHGLGDKIVVFKFKRRKNYARKQGHRQGYTEIRIKDITLG; the protein is encoded by the coding sequence ATGACCTACGCTATCATCCGCACCGGCGGCAAGCAGTTCCGCGCCGAGCCGGGCAAGACGCTGCGCGTGCCTTCGCTCCTGGGCGAGGCGGGCCACGACGTCGAGTTCAACGAGGTCCTCCTCGGCTCCGACAACGGCACCGTCCGCACGGGCGTCCCCACGCTCTCCGGTGCGAAGGTCACGGCGGAGATCGTCAAGCACGGCCTCGGCGACAAGATCGTGGTCTTCAAGTTCAAGCGCCGGAAGAACTACGCCCGCAAGCAGGGCCACCGGCAGGGCTACACCGAGATCCGCATCAAGGACATCACCCTCGGCTGA